AGGATTTAATTTAGATTATAAAGGTAGTTCATTTAAAATCAAAATTGATGAAAAAGATGGATCTCCTTCAGATATTGCATTTTTATGTAGTTCTCCTCTTGAACTAGATTTTAAAGGTAATCCTAGACTTCCAATTCTTCTTAAAGATGAATTAAATAAAATTAATCCCCAGATACCTGTTTTTAATCCACGTGGGCAGAGTTTGGGTAGAATACCTGTTATTGAGGTATTATGTGGAATTCTTTTGGAATGTATAGATCCTGAATGTAAAATCCAGAATACCTTTGGTAGGTTGCCTCGAAATGCGGTATTTCGATTTAAAATCTGGAGGTCTAAGGCTTTAAAATATATAGATGATAAAGAAGATGAATCTAAAGAAATGCATGCTTTTATAGATACGTGGAGAAGCTATTTTCGAATAAAAGAGGATAAAATAGAGGTTCCTCTAGTTGAGCTTATCTATAAAATGGTTAAATGGATACCTGAAATATTAGATGAAGAAGGACTTGTTTATCTGGAGATCATTATTAAAACCATTACACAGACCAGCCTGTTCAGTGATTTTAAGTCAAATATTGTATTAAATGGTAGAAATAGAGATATAAATCAAGATTCAGTAATAGAGGTGATGTGGAATATATTTGTACCTATTGCATTAGGCGCTATAAACCTTGATCTGGATATTCTTGAGAACCTGCCTGAAAATGGGATAAATATAATGTCAATTCACCAGTCTAAAGGTTTAGAGTTTCCTATTGTTATAGTGGACGTGGGTTCTGATTTTAAAATGAATTATGCAAATCATGCATTTAAAAGGTTTCCTGGAACCCCTGGAAAGTCATGTACCCTGGAGGATAACATGAGGAAATTTTCTAAACTGGGAATACCAAAACGAGGTGCGCTTGATAGGGCGTTTGATGACCTTATAAGGCAGTATTTTGTAGCATTCAGCAGGCCTCAGGGGCTGCTGTTACTTGTGGGTCTAAATTCATTAAAAGATGGCTATTTCTTTAATAATGCATTGAGATATGTTCCTAATGTTGCAACTGGTTGGGATAGAGATGGTGAATGGCACTGGGAAGGGCTAAATAATCTGTTTCATATATAGGTATTGCTGTTTATTTTTAGTTTTTTTTATGTTAAATATTATATAATGACTGTACATAATTTCATGAATTTAGATTTCTAAATCATAGTAATCATATTGACTTTTTTACTGTGCAAAATTTTTGTATTATCTATTTTATAATTTGGAGAAGAAAAAACAGTGTTTATATAATGCATTTAACTTCTAATAATATTGTTTGAGAAGATTTTGAATTATACGGGATATGAAAATATTTTAAATGTTCAAATTTGGATATATTTTTGAAATATTCCCTTAATACTTTCTGCACCAATGTTGGCACTAGTACTGGATTAAGCAAAATCTTCTAGAATATGTTAGGAGCAAATGTATGTCATTTCCAGATTCAATTCCTCACCCAACTGTATCTCAAGTTAAGATAATTGAAAATAAGACTAACTTCCCTATTAGCTGGTTAAACAAGCAGGGATACTGTGAATATGGTATTTTCCTTGAGAATGTGCGCCAGATTAAAACCGCACCTACAGCGGCTATGATTAAGGGAGTAAAAGAGCACGCTGTTTTAGAGGAAAACTTCAAAGAAGAAGCAGTACCAGCAACATTTGATGAGATGCTGGAATCCTCAAAAACAGGGGAACTTTTATCGCGTGAATTTCCTGTAGTTTCAGCTAATTATGGAATTCGAGGATTTATAGATGAAATATGGA
This genomic window from Methanobacterium veterum contains:
- a CDS encoding CRISPR-associated protein Cas4; translation: MSFPDSIPHPTVSQVKIIENKTNFPISWLNKQGYCEYGIFLENVRQIKTAPTAAMIKGVKEHAVLEENFKEEAVPATFDEMLESSKTGELLSREFPVVSANYGIRGFIDEIWMTPDEFIIIDDKPGTIPYYSSINQVYGYCLAFKDMIEEDRQIVASLRERGTDNIFWASYFDEKAEKGIIDLIDHVHDLISGNTEFGSTDNPNKCRKCRFNKICDRRV